A genome region from Candidatus Protochlamydia phocaeensis includes the following:
- a CDS encoding sel1 repeat family protein, with protein sequence MIKSIYFAFGLSSTLICNLAMSEEMANSKSLMNHSEKSTQELTPSLDEKKEADWIALFEEKMGDRKAQRKLIMQLADSNSSPSFVYRIADHFGDLDMEKAINDPQWLDKKTLAAGLCLIAAKQDYKPAISKLCDLCHNLGLSDKEAIYWEKKGCELGLSNCMVFYGVRLAAGESFDGMTKQDLVEGIKWILIASDMNDPAANAMKQALDSMPQAILDQAKQKAKDWKEKHSDLFS encoded by the coding sequence GATTAAGAGCATCTACTTTGCTTTTGGATTATCATCTACTTTAATCTGCAATCTGGCCATGTCGGAAGAAATGGCTAATAGCAAGTCTCTCATGAACCATTCTGAAAAAAGTACCCAAGAATTAACTCCTTCACTTGATGAAAAAAAGGAAGCGGATTGGATCGCTTTATTTGAAGAAAAAATGGGTGATAGAAAAGCACAAAGGAAATTAATCATGCAACTGGCAGACTCGAACTCGAGTCCCTCTTTCGTGTATAGGATAGCCGACCACTTTGGCGATTTAGATATGGAAAAAGCAATAAATGACCCGCAATGGTTAGACAAAAAGACCCTTGCAGCAGGGCTTTGCCTAATAGCTGCAAAACAGGACTATAAACCTGCCATTAGTAAACTATGCGATTTATGCCACAATCTTGGACTATCGGATAAAGAAGCCATTTACTGGGAGAAAAAAGGATGCGAGCTTGGCTTATCAAACTGCATGGTTTTTTATGGGGTGAGGCTGGCAGCCGGAGAAAGTTTTGATGGGATGACAAAGCAAGATCTGGTGGAGGGGATTAAATGGATTTTAATAGCGTCTGATATGAATGATCCGGCTGCAAATGCCATGAAACAAGCACTTGATAGCATGCCTCAAGCTATTTTGGATCAGGCTAAACAAAAAGCTAAAGATTGGAAAGAGAAACATTCTGATTTGTTTTCTTAA